In the genome of Pseudomonas sp. LBUM920, one region contains:
- a CDS encoding acetyl-CoA hydrolase/transferase family protein, with amino-acid sequence MYRDRIRLPSLLNKVMSAADAAALIEDGMTVGMSGFTRAGEAKAVPHALAERAKTSPLKITLMTGASLGNDLDKQLTEAGVLSRRMPFQVDSTLRKAINAGEVMFIDQHLSETVEQLRNNQLKLPDIAVIEAVAITEQGHIVPTTSVGNSASFAIFAKHVIVEINLAHNPNLEGLHDIYIPTYRPTRTPIPLVKVDDRIGSTAIPIPPEKIVAIVITNQPDSASTVTPPDADTQGIANHLINFLKQEVDAGRMTNKLGPLQAGIGNIANAVMCGLIESPFEDLTMYSEVLQDSTFDLIDAGKLSFASGSSITLSQRRNADVFGNLEHYKDKLVLRPQEISNHPEVVRRLGIIGINTALEFDIYGNVNSTHVCGTRMMNGIGGSGDFARNAHLAIFVTKSIAKGGAISSVVPMVSHVDHTEHDVDILVTEIGLADLRGLAPRERARVIIDNCVHPAYHDALNSYFNAACAIGGHTPHILREALSWHINLEETGHMLKA; translated from the coding sequence ATGTACCGTGATCGTATCCGCTTGCCTTCGTTGTTGAACAAGGTCATGAGCGCGGCAGACGCCGCCGCACTGATCGAGGACGGCATGACCGTCGGCATGAGCGGCTTCACCCGAGCCGGTGAAGCCAAGGCCGTCCCTCACGCCCTGGCCGAACGCGCCAAGACTTCGCCGCTGAAAATCACCCTGATGACCGGCGCCAGCCTGGGCAATGACCTGGACAAGCAACTGACCGAAGCCGGCGTGCTGTCCCGACGCATGCCATTTCAGGTCGACAGCACCCTGCGCAAGGCGATCAACGCCGGCGAGGTGATGTTTATCGATCAGCATTTGTCGGAAACCGTCGAGCAACTGCGCAACAACCAGCTCAAGCTGCCGGATATTGCCGTGATCGAAGCCGTCGCGATCACCGAGCAAGGCCATATCGTGCCGACCACCTCCGTGGGCAACTCGGCCAGCTTTGCGATTTTCGCCAAGCACGTGATCGTTGAGATCAACCTGGCGCACAACCCGAACCTGGAAGGGTTGCACGACATTTATATTCCAACCTACCGGCCGACGCGCACGCCAATCCCGCTGGTCAAGGTCGACGACCGCATCGGCAGCACCGCGATTCCGATCCCGCCGGAAAAGATTGTCGCCATCGTAATCACCAACCAGCCTGATTCCGCGTCCACCGTGACGCCGCCGGACGCCGATACCCAAGGCATCGCCAATCACCTGATCAATTTTCTCAAACAGGAAGTGGACGCCGGTCGCATGACCAACAAGCTCGGCCCGCTGCAGGCCGGGATTGGCAACATTGCCAACGCAGTGATGTGCGGTTTGATCGAATCGCCGTTTGAAGACCTGACGATGTATTCGGAAGTCCTGCAGGATTCGACTTTCGACCTGATCGATGCGGGCAAGCTGAGCTTCGCTTCGGGCAGCTCGATTACCTTGTCGCAACGGCGCAACGCCGACGTGTTCGGCAACCTGGAGCACTACAAGGACAAGCTGGTGCTGCGCCCACAGGAAATCTCCAACCACCCTGAGGTGGTGCGTCGCCTGGGCATTATCGGCATCAATACCGCGCTGGAATTCGACATCTACGGCAACGTCAATTCCACCCATGTATGTGGCACGCGGATGATGAACGGTATTGGCGGCTCCGGGGACTTCGCGCGCAATGCGCACCTGGCAATCTTCGTTACCAAGTCGATCGCCAAGGGCGGCGCCATCTCCAGCGTCGTGCCGATGGTCAGCCATGTGGACCACACTGAGCATGATGTCGACATCCTGGTCACCGAAATTGGCCTTGCCGACTTGCGCGGCCTAGCGCCACGGGAACGGGCCCGGGTGATCATCGACAACTGTGTGCATCCGGCGTACCACGATGCGCTGAACAGCTACTTCAATGCTGCCTGTGCTATCGGCGGGCATACCCCGCATATCCTGCGCGAGGCACTGAGCTGGCACATTAACCTGGAGGAAACCGGGCATATGCTCAAGGCGTGA
- a CDS encoding NAD(P) transhydrogenase subunit alpha: MEELISPGIYNLIIFVLAIYVGYHVVWNVTPALHTPLMAVTNAISAIVIVGAMLAAALTVTPLGKTMGTLAVALAAVNVFGGFLVTRRMLEMFKKKAPKVKEEAPK, encoded by the coding sequence ATGGAAGAGCTTATCTCCCCCGGTATCTACAACCTGATCATCTTTGTGCTGGCGATTTACGTCGGTTACCACGTGGTTTGGAACGTCACCCCCGCGTTGCACACGCCATTGATGGCCGTGACCAACGCGATCTCGGCGATTGTGATCGTCGGCGCCATGCTGGCGGCGGCCCTTACGGTGACACCCCTGGGCAAGACCATGGGCACTCTGGCCGTGGCTCTGGCGGCGGTCAACGTGTTCGGCGGCTTCCTGGTAACGCGCAGGATGCTCGAGATGTTCAAGAAAAAAGCCCCGAAAGTAAAAGAAGAGGCGCCGAAGTAA
- a CDS encoding NAD(P)(+) transhydrogenase (Re/Si-specific) subunit beta, with translation MSMNLVTTLYLIASICFIQALKGLSHPTTSRRGNLFGMLGMALAVLTTVGLIYKLGAELATAGIGYVIVGLLIGGTAGSIMAKRVEMTKMPELVAFMHSMIGLAAVFIAIAAVVEPQSLGIVKHLGDSIPAGNRLELFLGAAIGAITFSGSVIAFGKLSGKYKFRLFQGAPVQFGGQHKLNLVLGLATLGLGLAFMFTGNLSAFALMLALAFVLGVLIIIPIGGADMPVVVSMLNSYSGWAAAGIGFSLNNSMLIIAGSLVGSSGAILSYIMCKAMNRSFFNVLLGGFGNTADAAGPAGSKEARPVKSGSADDATFLLTNADTVIIVPGYGLAVARAQHALKELTEKLTHRGVTVKYAIHPVAGRMPGHMNVLLAEAEVPYDQVFEMEDINSEFGQADVVLVLGANDVVNPAAKNDPNSPIAGMPILEAFKAKTIIVNKRSMASGYAGLDNELFYLDKTMMVFGDAKKVIEDMVKAVE, from the coding sequence ATGAGCATGAATCTTGTAACGACGCTCTACCTGATCGCGTCGATCTGCTTTATCCAGGCCCTTAAAGGCTTGTCACACCCCACCACGTCGCGACGCGGCAACCTGTTTGGCATGCTCGGCATGGCGCTGGCGGTGCTGACCACCGTGGGCCTCATCTATAAGCTGGGCGCAGAGTTGGCTACCGCAGGCATTGGTTACGTCATTGTCGGCCTATTGATCGGCGGCACCGCCGGTTCAATCATGGCCAAGCGCGTAGAAATGACCAAGATGCCCGAGCTGGTGGCCTTCATGCACAGCATGATCGGCCTGGCCGCAGTGTTTATCGCCATCGCCGCCGTGGTCGAGCCGCAATCCCTGGGCATCGTCAAACACTTGGGCGACTCGATCCCTGCCGGTAACCGCCTGGAACTGTTCCTCGGCGCAGCCATCGGTGCCATCACCTTCTCCGGTTCGGTGATCGCGTTCGGCAAGCTGTCGGGCAAGTACAAGTTCCGCCTGTTCCAGGGCGCACCGGTACAGTTCGGCGGCCAGCACAAGCTGAACCTGGTGCTGGGCCTTGCAACCCTGGGTCTGGGCCTGGCGTTCATGTTCACTGGCAACCTCAGCGCCTTCGCATTGATGCTGGCCCTGGCGTTTGTGCTTGGGGTGCTGATCATCATCCCGATTGGCGGCGCCGACATGCCGGTCGTCGTGTCGATGCTCAACAGCTACTCCGGCTGGGCGGCGGCGGGTATCGGCTTCTCGCTGAACAACTCGATGCTGATCATCGCCGGCTCGCTGGTAGGCTCCAGCGGCGCGATCCTGTCGTACATCATGTGCAAGGCGATGAACCGCTCGTTCTTCAATGTACTGCTCGGCGGCTTCGGCAACACAGCCGATGCGGCGGGTCCTGCGGGTTCGAAAGAAGCGCGCCCGGTCAAATCCGGCTCTGCCGACGACGCGACTTTCCTGCTGACCAACGCCGACACCGTGATCATCGTGCCGGGCTATGGCTTGGCGGTGGCACGTGCGCAACATGCGCTTAAAGAGCTGACCGAGAAGCTGACCCACCGCGGCGTGACCGTGAAGTATGCGATCCACCCGGTGGCGGGCCGTATGCCTGGCCATATGAACGTGCTGCTGGCCGAGGCCGAAGTGCCTTATGACCAGGTGTTCGAAATGGAAGACATCAACTCCGAGTTCGGTCAGGCCGACGTGGTACTGGTGCTGGGCGCGAACGACGTGGTCAACCCGGCCGCCAAGAACGACCCTAACTCGCCGATTGCCGGCATGCCGATCCTTGAGGCGTTCAAGGCCAAGACCATCATCGTCAACAAGCGCTCGATGGCCAGCGGCTACGCGGGCCTGGATAACGAGTTGTTCTACCTGGACAAAACCATGATGGTCTTCGGTGATGCCAAGAAGGTCATCGAAGACATGGTCAAAGCCGTCGAATAA
- a CDS encoding DUF1127 domain-containing protein codes for MRASSSKRLLIRTASALARWAKQAYERQQLAQLSAREVSDAGISQGDRIAELSKPFWRD; via the coding sequence ATGCGCGCCTCGTCGAGTAAACGACTGCTTATTCGTACCGCCAGTGCCCTGGCTCGATGGGCTAAACAGGCCTATGAGCGCCAACAACTGGCCCAACTCAGCGCTCGGGAGGTGTCCGACGCAGGCATCAGCCAGGGCGACCGGATCGCCGAGCTGTCCAAACCGTTCTGGCGCGACTAA
- a CDS encoding DUF1127 domain-containing protein, whose protein sequence is MERTLSSDLFFEEKAVNTQASLPLRVLANLMLWQRRISSRHQLARLDSRLLADAGISEAQRYEELSKPFWR, encoded by the coding sequence ATGGAACGTACACTCAGTTCCGATCTGTTCTTCGAAGAAAAAGCTGTAAACACCCAGGCTTCCCTGCCTTTGCGCGTTCTCGCCAACCTGATGTTGTGGCAGCGCCGCATCTCCAGCCGCCATCAACTGGCTCGTCTGGATTCGCGTCTGCTGGCTGACGCCGGTATCAGCGAAGCTCAACGCTACGAAGAGCTGAGCAAGCCGTTCTGGCGCTAA